The Magnetococcales bacterium genome includes the window TGCGGCGCAAAACCTCCAAATTCCGCAAAAAGGCCTCCCCCGCCTGCCGCCCGGAATCGGCATTTCCCGTCAGTCGGCCCAGACGCTGCAAGGTGGTGGCGATATCCTCCAGATGGCGGGGCTCCGAGATGTAAAGCGCCATGTCGTGACGCCGGGCCAGCCCCTCGTTCAATCCCGCATTGCCGCTGCTCCAGCCCACCACCAGATCCGGGCGCAAAGCCAGCAGCCGCTCAAGATCAAAGCGGCCATGGGAGCCTACCCGTGGCAGACGGGCCGCCTCGGGGGGATAATCGCTGTAGTCCACCGCCCCCACCATGGAGCCACCCGCGCCAGCCGCATACAGCAGCTCGGTCAAATGGGGGGCCAGACTGACGATACGTCGCGCCGGGGCCGACAATGTGACCTGCCGCCCCGTGTCGTCGTGAACCGTGATCTCTTCCGCCTGCGCCGCAGCCAGTCCGGAAAGGAGCGCAAGCACCACCCTCAGGCCACGCCCCACAGCGCCCTCTCCCCATCGCTGACCCGCACCACCGGCAGTCCGAACAGACGTTGCAGGTTGCTTTCCTGCAAGACCTCGGCAAGCGGTCCCTGTTGATGGAAGCCCCCACCGTAAAGCAGCAGCAGGTGGTCGCAGTGGCGCGCCGCCAGGTTGGCGTCGTGAAAAACGGCAATGCTGGCCCCCTGCCGCTCCCCGAGCCAGCGATCCAGGAGTTGCAGAGTGGCCAGTTGATGGCGGGGATCGAGATGGTTGGCCGGTTCGTCCAGCAGGAGAAGGGGAGCCTCCTGCACCAGAAGACGGGCCAGGGCGGTACGACGCCGTTCCCCGCCCGAAAGGGTGTGCAGCAGGCGGTTGGCCAGGGGCAACAGCTCCAGAGCGGCCAGGCTCTCCTCCACCCGGCGCTGGTCATCCACCGCCTCCCCCGTCCAAAACGACTGGTGCGGATAGCGCCCCATGGCCACGGTTTCCCAAACCGTCAGCGGGAAACCGAAATCATCCCCCTGGGTCAGCAGCCCCATCTGGCAGGCCCGTTTGCGGGCGGACCAGCGGGACAGGGCCTCGCCGCGCAGCAGGATCCGGCCCTGCCGGGGGGCTCGCAATCCGGCCAGGGTGTGCAGCAGGGTGGTTTTGCCCACGCCGTTGCTACCCATCAAACCCCAACGCTGCCCCGGCAGCACCTGCATGTCCAGACGATGGCAGACCGGTTGTTCACCCACCAGCACATCGAGGTTGTGGGTGGAGAGCAACGGCGTCATGTACGCAACTCCCGACGCATCAGGATCAGAAAGAGGGGCACCCCCACCAGTGCGGTCACCACCCCGACCGGAATCTGACGCGGGGCCCAGAGGGTACGGGCCAGGGTATCGGCGGCCAGCAACAAGACCCCGCCACCCAAAACCGCCCCCGGCAGCAACAGGCCGTGCCGACGCAAGCCCGCCAGCCGCAGGGCGTGGGGTACCACCAGACCCACGAAACCCACGCTGCCGGCGGTGGTCACCGCCAGGGCGGTCAGCAACGCCGCCACCACG containing:
- a CDS encoding ABC transporter ATP-binding protein; translation: MTPLLSTHNLDVLVGEQPVCHRLDMQVLPGQRWGLMGSNGVGKTTLLHTLAGLRAPRQGRILLRGEALSRWSARKRACQMGLLTQGDDFGFPLTVWETVAMGRYPHQSFWTGEAVDDQRRVEESLAALELLPLANRLLHTLSGGERRRTALARLLVQEAPLLLLDEPANHLDPRHQLATLQLLDRWLGERQGASIAVFHDANLAARHCDHLLLLYGGGFHQQGPLAEVLQESNLQRLFGLPVVRVSDGERALWGVA
- a CDS encoding cobalamin-binding protein, yielding MRVVLALLSGLAAAQAEEITVHDDTGRQVTLSAPARRIVSLAPHLTELLYAAGAGGSMVGAVDYSDYPPEAARLPRVGSHGRFDLERLLALRPDLVVGWSSGNAGLNEGLARRHDMALYISEPRHLEDIATTLQRLGRLTGNADSGRQAGEAFLRNLEVLRRSHADKRPVSLFYQMWDMPLMTLGGGHMVGDVIRLCGGRNIFEGLPQLAPPVDREAVLAADPEVIVTSGVEGERPVWLEAWRKWPWLKAVKRERFLIIHPDLLQRQTPRIQEGARLLCAFLEQVRQQE